Below is a window of Enterococcus gilvus ATCC BAA-350 DNA.
ACGGAAAATAAAGAAAAAACTTCGTCGCAGCGGACGAAGTTTTTTTATTGTATAAAAGTTAAAAACCGTTTGTCCCAAATGGATTCATAGAAAGAGATAGTATCCTTTGCTGAGAGAAACTCATTGTCATAGGTAGTTGAAGCCTGTCTTGCCATCGATAAGGAGTATCCTGATCCGTGCGCAAATTTTATGGTAGCGTCCATGCAATATTGAGTCTGGGCACCACAAAGTTCCAGGCTTTGGATCTTAAGATGCTGCAAGAGCTCTTGCAGCTCTGTGTGGTAGAAAGAATTGGCATGCGTTTTTTGAAGCGTCAGGTCATCGGGTCGTCGATCTAGTTCCGCTACGATCTCCCACGCCTCTGAATTTTCGAGAAGGTCCTCGTCACAGTGTTGAATGAAGATAATCGGTTTTTCCTGTTTACGATACCGGTTGATTCTTTCATTCACGAGCGCGATCAACTCAGCAAAATGATCAATCGTTCCATTCTCTAAGCAAACACCTTTTTGCAAATCGATGATCAGTAATGCGTCGGACAGCTTTTCCATTGAACATCCTCCACTCGTTTTGTCCACTCTATCATTTTTTTGGATAAGAAGGAAAAAGTTCGATGAATCTTTGAAAATTTCTTACTATCATCACTTCTGATTTAAAATTTGTGGAAAAAACAGTATAATAAAGCGTGATGGAAATCTCAAAAAAAGGAATGAGCCCATGGATACACAGTTGATCAATGAATTGAAAGAAAATTATAGCATCGTCTTTCACGATGTGAACTTATTGGAACAGGCGTTTACCCACTCATCATATGTGAATGAACACCGTAACATGAATATTTCAGATAATGAACGGTTAGAATTTTTAGGGGACGCTGTCTTAGAAATTCAAGTATCGGACTATTTGTATCACCACTATCCCAACTTGCCGGAAGGTCGATTGACACGTTTACGTTCGGCGATCGTACGCGAAGAAAGTTTATCGAAATTTGCAAAAGAGTGTCATTTTGATCACTATATTATGTTAGGCAAAGGCGAAGAAAACTCTGGTGGTCGTGATCGTGCGGCGCTTTTGTGTGACTTGTTTGAAGCATTCTTGGGCGCTTTGTATCTAGATCAGGGATATGACATGGCCTTAAGCTTCATTAAAACGGTTGTTTTTCCGAAAATCGAAGCAGGCGTTTTTACACGTGAAATGGATCATAAAACTCGCCTACAAGAGGTTCTACAAAAAAGCGGCGATGTGACGATCGATTATCGATTGGTCAATGAAGAAGGCCCCGCACATGAACGAATCTTTACGATCGATGTCTATGCCGACAATCAAATGATCGGATCAGGTCAAGGGAAATCCAAAAAATTAGCTGAACAAGATGCAGCAGAGAAAGCATTAGCAAAGCTTGCGAAAAAATAGTTTATTTGATCGAGTATAGAGAAAAATAGACTGACTGCGCACGACAGATCCTGTTGCCAGTCACTGCTTACGTCCGGCTTAACAAATAATTTTGAACACTGCTGCGCGAGTTCGTGTGGCTTTTTATGAAATTTAGGAGGAACATTTTGTATTTAAAACGAATTGAGATCGCCGGCTTTAAATCTTTTGCCGACCGGACCAAGATCGAATTTGAAGAAGGCGTGACTGCGGTCATTGGACCAAATGGCAGCGGGAAAAGCAATATTACCGAAGCGATTCGTTGGGTCCTTGGGGAACAATCTGCGAAGAGTTTGCGCGGAGGCAAGATGCCGGATATTATTTTTGCGGGTTCGGAATCAAGAAAACAATTAAATATTGCGGAAGTCACAGTGGTATTGGATAATACTGACAATTATCTGCCGCTGGGCTTTAGCGAGGTCAGTGTGACCAGACGGTATCGTCGAACGGGTGAAAGTGACTTTTTTATCAATAAAAAAGCCTGCCGGTTGAAGGATATTCAGGATTTATTTATGGACTCTGGTTTAGGGAAAGAATCGTTTTCAATCATTTCCCAAGGGAAAGTCGAGGCGATTTTTGCCAGTAAGCCAGAAGACCGTCGTGGGATTTTTGAAGAAGCTGCGGGTGTTTTGAAATATAAACAGCGGAAGCGCAAAGCGGAGCAGAAACTTTTTGAGACAGAGGATAATTTGAGTCGGGTTCAAGACATTGTTTATGAATTAGAAGATCAGCTGACTCCTTTAGCTGCTCAAAGTGAAGCAGCGAAGGAGTTTTTGGCGTTAAAAAAAGAATTGACGGCAACGGATGTCAGTTTAACCGTCGCGAAAATCAAAAAAACACGAGATTCTTGGCAATCAGCAAAGACGGATTTTGATGAACTATCTGCAACAACCGAAGAAAAAAGCCGTTTTATCCAGCAGACAGAAGTACAATTAGGAAAGCTGCGAGAAAAACGTGGTTCTTTAGATGAACAATTAGAAACCGGACAGCAGCAATTGCTTCACCTGTCAGAAGCCTTGAAGCAAGCGGAAGGTCAAAAGGACTTACTAAGCGAACGCTCAAAGAACACATTGAAGACTAGCTCAGAGTATCAAACAACGTTAGCTGAGCATCGTAAAAAACAAACAGCAGCTCAATTGAACTTGCAAGAAGTGCAAGTACAGCAAGATGAAAAACAAACGGAAAAGCGTGAATTAGAAGAAAAAATTCAACAGCTGACAGCAGAAGCAGAGAAATACAAAAAATCACCGAAAGAATTATTAGAGGAATTGCGCGGGACTTATGTAGAACTAATGCAAGAGTCGGCAAATGTCAGTAATGAGCTGAAATATTTAGATCGTCAGTACACTCAGGAAACAGCTAAAAATCAGCAAAGTGTCACACGCTATGAAGCTTTGCGGGAGCAGTTGGAAGAGTTGACGACTAAGCAAAGCGACGCACAAGCGAAAACACAGGAGCTTGAAGGTCGATTAACCGAAGAGCAAGAACAGTATCGACGTTTGACTGAAGAGAAGAACGCCACACAACTGCAATTGCAAAAAGAACAGCAAATGATGTATGACCTGATGAGTCAGGTTCAGCAAGCCCGTGCGCGTCAAAAAAGTTTACAAGAGATTCAAGAAAATTATAGCGGCTTTTATCAAGGTGTCCGCAGCGTCTTGCAGCATAAAGACCAATTAAGCGGAATCGTTGGGGCCGTGGCGGAATTGATCCAGGTACCGCAAGAATATACATTGGCAATCGAAACGGCGCTTGGTGCTTCGGCACAGCATATCATTGTAGAAACTGAAAAAGATGCGCGTCAAGGGATCACTTTTCTAAAAAAACAACGCAGTGGCCGTGGAACATTTCTACCGTTAACTACAATCAAGCCTCGCAGTCTCGGTACGCATCAGTATCAGGCGATTAAGGAGCAAGATGGCTTTTTAGGCGTTGCTAGCGAACTCGTTTCATTCTCAGAAAACGTTGCGCCGGTTATGCAGAATCTACTAGGTGCGATCGTGATTGCTCGTGATTTGGACAGTGCCAACCAATTGGCTCGTCAGTTACGTTATCAAGTTCGAGTAGTTTCTTTAGGCGGCGATGTGATGAACGCCGGTGGTTCTATGACCGGCGGTGCGACGAAACAAGGAAATCGTGGAAACTTGTTTAATCAAGGGCATGAACTTGCGGAGTGGACGAAGCGTTATGAGGAAATCAACCAAGCGTTGCAGAAAAAGGAAATATTTGTCCGAGAGTTGCAGTCAAAAGTGGCGGAACAAACGGAAAACTTAGAGATGCTGCGAACGCAAGGGGAGCAGACACGTTTATCTTATCAAGAAGCGCAAAGCATCGAAGAACATGTACACACTGATTTGACTCGTTTAAATAAGGAGCAAACGTTATTTTCTTATGAAGCGAAGGAATTGGAAAGTTTCTTAACCGATTATCAGGTACAAAAAGAAGAATTAGCATTTAAACAAGTGGAATTAAAAACGAAACAAGAGCAAATCAATCAAGAAATCCAACAATTAAATGAGGAAAGTGATCAGCTAGAAGAAAAGCGTGCAGCTATCAATGCTGAATTAAGCCGTTTACAAGCGGATTACGCCGTACTGGATGAACGTCTGCTGTATCTTGGACGGCAGTCCTTGAGTTTTGAAAATCAGATCGATGAGCTGGATAGACAAATCAAAAGCCTGGAGAATCATCTGTCTGCGTTATCAAATGATTCTTCAGATCACGAAGAAACAGAAGAAAGTCTGAATCAACGATTGACAGAGCTGGCGACTGCCCGCGAACACTTGCAAGAGCAGTTGATGATTTGGAAAGAAAATCGTCAGAGTCTGCAGCAGCAAGTGGATCAGGCGGATAGTGCGCTAACAGAGGCGAACCGCGATCAAAAACAATTGCTGGCCAGACAATCACAAGCAGATGTCCAGAAGAATCGTTACGAACTAAAATTGGACAATGCGTTGGCTTACCTGCAGGAGGAATATAGCTTGACCTTTGAAGGAGCCGCGACGCAGGCTGATGATGAAATTGATCAGCAAATTGCTCAAAACGAAGTGAGTCGCTTGAAACAGGCGATTGAAAAACTTGGTCCAGTCAACTTAAATGCGATTGAACAATACCAGCAAGTCGAAGAACGCTATGATTTTCTAACGACACAACGGGATGACCTGTTGTCTGCGAAAGAGCAGCTGTTTGAAACGATGGATGAGATGGATGATGAAGTTAAAACACGTTTTTATACAACGTTCCAAGCGATTCGCGAGAAATTTAATGTTGTCTTTCCCAATATGTTCGGCGGCGGTCGAGCAGAATTGGTCTTAACAGATCCAAGCGACCTGTTGAACACAGGTATCGAAATCGAGGCACAGCCGCCAGGTAAGAAACTACAAAGCTTGTCCTTGCTTTCAGGTGGGGAACGAGCGTTGACGGCTATCGC
It encodes the following:
- a CDS encoding cysteine hydrolase family protein; amino-acid sequence: MEKLSDALLIIDLQKGVCLENGTIDHFAELIALVNERINRYRKQEKPIIFIQHCDEDLLENSEAWEIVAELDRRPDDLTLQKTHANSFYHTELQELLQHLKIQSLELCGAQTQYCMDATIKFAHGSGYSLSMARQASTTYDNEFLSAKDTISFYESIWDKRFLTFIQ
- the rnc gene encoding ribonuclease III yields the protein MDTQLINELKENYSIVFHDVNLLEQAFTHSSYVNEHRNMNISDNERLEFLGDAVLEIQVSDYLYHHYPNLPEGRLTRLRSAIVREESLSKFAKECHFDHYIMLGKGEENSGGRDRAALLCDLFEAFLGALYLDQGYDMALSFIKTVVFPKIEAGVFTREMDHKTRLQEVLQKSGDVTIDYRLVNEEGPAHERIFTIDVYADNQMIGSGQGKSKKLAEQDAAEKALAKLAKK
- the smc gene encoding chromosome segregation protein SMC, which encodes MYLKRIEIAGFKSFADRTKIEFEEGVTAVIGPNGSGKSNITEAIRWVLGEQSAKSLRGGKMPDIIFAGSESRKQLNIAEVTVVLDNTDNYLPLGFSEVSVTRRYRRTGESDFFINKKACRLKDIQDLFMDSGLGKESFSIISQGKVEAIFASKPEDRRGIFEEAAGVLKYKQRKRKAEQKLFETEDNLSRVQDIVYELEDQLTPLAAQSEAAKEFLALKKELTATDVSLTVAKIKKTRDSWQSAKTDFDELSATTEEKSRFIQQTEVQLGKLREKRGSLDEQLETGQQQLLHLSEALKQAEGQKDLLSERSKNTLKTSSEYQTTLAEHRKKQTAAQLNLQEVQVQQDEKQTEKRELEEKIQQLTAEAEKYKKSPKELLEELRGTYVELMQESANVSNELKYLDRQYTQETAKNQQSVTRYEALREQLEELTTKQSDAQAKTQELEGRLTEEQEQYRRLTEEKNATQLQLQKEQQMMYDLMSQVQQARARQKSLQEIQENYSGFYQGVRSVLQHKDQLSGIVGAVAELIQVPQEYTLAIETALGASAQHIIVETEKDARQGITFLKKQRSGRGTFLPLTTIKPRSLGTHQYQAIKEQDGFLGVASELVSFSENVAPVMQNLLGAIVIARDLDSANQLARQLRYQVRVVSLGGDVMNAGGSMTGGATKQGNRGNLFNQGHELAEWTKRYEEINQALQKKEIFVRELQSKVAEQTENLEMLRTQGEQTRLSYQEAQSIEEHVHTDLTRLNKEQTLFSYEAKELESFLTDYQVQKEELAFKQVELKTKQEQINQEIQQLNEESDQLEEKRAAINAELSRLQADYAVLDERLLYLGRQSLSFENQIDELDRQIKSLENHLSALSNDSSDHEETEESLNQRLTELATAREHLQEQLMIWKENRQSLQQQVDQADSALTEANRDQKQLLARQSQADVQKNRYELKLDNALAYLQEEYSLTFEGAATQADDEIDQQIAQNEVSRLKQAIEKLGPVNLNAIEQYQQVEERYDFLTTQRDDLLSAKEQLFETMDEMDDEVKTRFYTTFQAIREKFNVVFPNMFGGGRAELVLTDPSDLLNTGIEIEAQPPGKKLQSLSLLSGGERALTAIALLFSIIQVRPVPFCVLDEVEAALDEANVARFGRYLSAFQNDTQFIVVTHRKGTMEAADVLYGVTMQESGVSKIISVRLEEVKDDGKFQMKEGETLK